Proteins encoded in a region of the Augochlora pura isolate Apur16 chromosome 4, APUR_v2.2.1, whole genome shotgun sequence genome:
- the Ninab gene encoding neither inactivation nor afterpotential B isoform X1: MKSSKCRRSRSTSDFTNVNLNDLDDLLHGKRMKLSKTSFRLVDPEACSNDSKEKKQRPSDSKDKKHCPNCDSSVWMRSCEKEVTDPLAGEVTGAIPSWLKGTLLRNGPGSLKVGEYSFNHLFDSSALLHRFAISNGKVTYQCRFVQTDVYKKNKAAQRIVVTEFGTKAVPDPCQTIFQRIAAVFKPGEESDNSMISVYPFGDEYYTFAESAVIHRIDPKTLETTGKVAVSDYVGIVNHTSHPHVMNDGTIYNMGMSLTPRGPMYNVVCFSPKCLTIDDAGEEKELSMFDQATIVATVPSRWLLNPSYMHTFGITANYFIFLEQPLAVSLTTILSCKMKQEPTRAALKWHENENTLIHLVSRETGQLERTFVSEAFFYLHIINQFETRDHDYVVLDICCYRDSQMLDCMFVDAMKNLHENPDYAKMFRGRPLRFVLPMNRPEPDVPVEQNLITVDTVNQGLESFKDVDESQDDTAPHSTSKNETLDDKVSRNDYRNVLERKATAHRLPDGNVFVKPELLCDLGCETPRLNYDCFLGREYRYFYAISSDVDLENPGTIIKVDILKKTRKTWYERNVYPSEPIFVPDPNGKNEDDGVVLSAIVWSDKESQVGLLILDSVTMTEIARATFEVPGPVPKCLHGWFTLDK, translated from the exons ATGAAATCAAGCAAGTGCCGCAGATCCCGGTCCACCAGTGATTTTACTAACGTGAATCTGAACGATCTCGACGACTTGTTGCACGGAAAGCGGATGAAACTGTCGAAAACCTCGTTTCGC TTGGTCGATCCTGAGGCTTGCTCGAACGATTCTAAAGAGAAGAAGCAGCGTCCAAGCGATTCCAAGGACAAGAAGCATTGTCCGAACTGCGATTCTTCGGTGTGGATGAGGTCTTGCGAGAAAGAAGTAACAGATCCATTAGCCGGCGAAGTCACCGGCGCGATTCCATCTTGGTTGAAGGGTACCTTGCTCAGGAACGGACCTGGCAGCTTGAAGGTCGGCGAGTACAGCTTCAACCACCTGTTCGACAGTTCGGCTCTGCTGCACCG ATTCGCGATTTCGAACGGCAAGGTGACGTACCAGTGCAGATTTGTTCAGACCGACGTGTACAAGAAGAACAAGGCCGCCCAGAGGATAGTGGTCACCGAATTCGGGACGAAAGCTGTGCCTGATCCTTGCCAAACCATCTTCCAAAG gATCGCGGCGGTGTTCAAGCCTGGCGAGGAGTCTGACAACTCCATGATATCTGTCTATCCTTTCGGAGACGAGTATTACACGTTCGCAGAGTCTGCTGTGATCCATCGTATTGATCCCAAGACCCTGGAAACCACTGGCAAG GTGGCAGTGTCGGATTACGTCGGCATAGTGAATCACACGTCCCATCCCCATGTGATGAACGATGGCACGATTTATAATATGGGGATGAGCCTAACTCCTCGGGGACCAATGTACAACGTAGTGTGCTTCTCGCCGAAATGCCTTACCATCG acGACGCTGGAGAAGAGAAGGAGTTGTCCATGTTCGATCAGGCCACCATAGTGGCCACAGTTCCATCCAGGTGGTTGCTGAACCCTTCCTACATGCACACGTTCGGCATCACCGCAAACTATTTCATATTCCTCGAACAGCCCTTGGCAGTGTCTTTGACCACTATATTGTCTTGCAAAATGAAGCAGGAACCAACGCGTGCAGCTTTGAAGTGGCACGAGAATGAAAAC ACGCTTATACATCTGGTTTCGAGGGAAACAGGCCAGCTTGAAAGAACCTTCGTCAGCGAAgcatttttctatcttcaCATCATCAATCAATTTGAAACGCGCGATCACGATTACGTGGTTCTCGATATCTGTTGTTACCGTGACTCGCAGATGTTGGACTGCATGTTCGTCGATGCAATGAAG AACCTGCACGAGAATCCCGACTATGCCAAAATGTTCCGTGGCAGACCCCTGCGGTTTGTCCTACCAATGAACCGTCCAGAACCAGACGTCCCTGTGGAGCAAAATTTAATCACAGTGGACACGGTCAATCAAGGCCTAGAATCCTTCAAAGACGTCGACGAATCACAAGATGACACCGCGCCACACTCTACCTCAAAAAACGAGACTTTAGACGACAAAGTCAGTAGAAACGATTATAGAAATGTTCTCGAGAGAAAGGCGACTGCACACAGACTTCCCGATGGCAACGTTTTCGTGAAGCCAGAATTGCTCTGTGATTTAGGGTGCGAGACGCCAAGACTGAACTACGACTGCTTCCTAGGGAGAGAATACCGATATTTTTACGCTATTTCCAGCGACGTCGACTTGGAGAATCCGGGAACG attattaAGGTGGACATCTTGAAGAAGACGAGGAAAACGTGGTACGAAAGGAACGTCTACCCCAGTGAGCCTATCTTCGTCCCCGATCCAAACGGGAAG AACGAGGATGATGGCGTAGTACTGAGCGCCATAGTGTGGTCGGACAAGGAGTCGCAGGTGGGCCTCTTGATTCTAGACAGCGTGACTATGACAGAGATCGCGAGGGCTACCTTCGAGGTGCCTGGCCCGGTGCCAAAATGCTTACACGGCTGGTTTACCTTGGACAAGTAG
- the Ninab gene encoding neither inactivation nor afterpotential B isoform X2, whose product MSELNDNPDNRPFLDHSIAILFPLVDPEACSNDSKEKKQRPSDSKDKKHCPNCDSSVWMRSCEKEVTDPLAGEVTGAIPSWLKGTLLRNGPGSLKVGEYSFNHLFDSSALLHRFAISNGKVTYQCRFVQTDVYKKNKAAQRIVVTEFGTKAVPDPCQTIFQRIAAVFKPGEESDNSMISVYPFGDEYYTFAESAVIHRIDPKTLETTGKVAVSDYVGIVNHTSHPHVMNDGTIYNMGMSLTPRGPMYNVVCFSPKCLTIDDAGEEKELSMFDQATIVATVPSRWLLNPSYMHTFGITANYFIFLEQPLAVSLTTILSCKMKQEPTRAALKWHENENTLIHLVSRETGQLERTFVSEAFFYLHIINQFETRDHDYVVLDICCYRDSQMLDCMFVDAMKNLHENPDYAKMFRGRPLRFVLPMNRPEPDVPVEQNLITVDTVNQGLESFKDVDESQDDTAPHSTSKNETLDDKVSRNDYRNVLERKATAHRLPDGNVFVKPELLCDLGCETPRLNYDCFLGREYRYFYAISSDVDLENPGTIIKVDILKKTRKTWYERNVYPSEPIFVPDPNGKNEDDGVVLSAIVWSDKESQVGLLILDSVTMTEIARATFEVPGPVPKCLHGWFTLDK is encoded by the exons ATGTCCGAGTTAAACGACAACCCAGATAATCGGCCGTTTCTGGATCACAGCATCGCCATCTTGTTTCCG TTGGTCGATCCTGAGGCTTGCTCGAACGATTCTAAAGAGAAGAAGCAGCGTCCAAGCGATTCCAAGGACAAGAAGCATTGTCCGAACTGCGATTCTTCGGTGTGGATGAGGTCTTGCGAGAAAGAAGTAACAGATCCATTAGCCGGCGAAGTCACCGGCGCGATTCCATCTTGGTTGAAGGGTACCTTGCTCAGGAACGGACCTGGCAGCTTGAAGGTCGGCGAGTACAGCTTCAACCACCTGTTCGACAGTTCGGCTCTGCTGCACCG ATTCGCGATTTCGAACGGCAAGGTGACGTACCAGTGCAGATTTGTTCAGACCGACGTGTACAAGAAGAACAAGGCCGCCCAGAGGATAGTGGTCACCGAATTCGGGACGAAAGCTGTGCCTGATCCTTGCCAAACCATCTTCCAAAG gATCGCGGCGGTGTTCAAGCCTGGCGAGGAGTCTGACAACTCCATGATATCTGTCTATCCTTTCGGAGACGAGTATTACACGTTCGCAGAGTCTGCTGTGATCCATCGTATTGATCCCAAGACCCTGGAAACCACTGGCAAG GTGGCAGTGTCGGATTACGTCGGCATAGTGAATCACACGTCCCATCCCCATGTGATGAACGATGGCACGATTTATAATATGGGGATGAGCCTAACTCCTCGGGGACCAATGTACAACGTAGTGTGCTTCTCGCCGAAATGCCTTACCATCG acGACGCTGGAGAAGAGAAGGAGTTGTCCATGTTCGATCAGGCCACCATAGTGGCCACAGTTCCATCCAGGTGGTTGCTGAACCCTTCCTACATGCACACGTTCGGCATCACCGCAAACTATTTCATATTCCTCGAACAGCCCTTGGCAGTGTCTTTGACCACTATATTGTCTTGCAAAATGAAGCAGGAACCAACGCGTGCAGCTTTGAAGTGGCACGAGAATGAAAAC ACGCTTATACATCTGGTTTCGAGGGAAACAGGCCAGCTTGAAAGAACCTTCGTCAGCGAAgcatttttctatcttcaCATCATCAATCAATTTGAAACGCGCGATCACGATTACGTGGTTCTCGATATCTGTTGTTACCGTGACTCGCAGATGTTGGACTGCATGTTCGTCGATGCAATGAAG AACCTGCACGAGAATCCCGACTATGCCAAAATGTTCCGTGGCAGACCCCTGCGGTTTGTCCTACCAATGAACCGTCCAGAACCAGACGTCCCTGTGGAGCAAAATTTAATCACAGTGGACACGGTCAATCAAGGCCTAGAATCCTTCAAAGACGTCGACGAATCACAAGATGACACCGCGCCACACTCTACCTCAAAAAACGAGACTTTAGACGACAAAGTCAGTAGAAACGATTATAGAAATGTTCTCGAGAGAAAGGCGACTGCACACAGACTTCCCGATGGCAACGTTTTCGTGAAGCCAGAATTGCTCTGTGATTTAGGGTGCGAGACGCCAAGACTGAACTACGACTGCTTCCTAGGGAGAGAATACCGATATTTTTACGCTATTTCCAGCGACGTCGACTTGGAGAATCCGGGAACG attattaAGGTGGACATCTTGAAGAAGACGAGGAAAACGTGGTACGAAAGGAACGTCTACCCCAGTGAGCCTATCTTCGTCCCCGATCCAAACGGGAAG AACGAGGATGATGGCGTAGTACTGAGCGCCATAGTGTGGTCGGACAAGGAGTCGCAGGTGGGCCTCTTGATTCTAGACAGCGTGACTATGACAGAGATCGCGAGGGCTACCTTCGAGGTGCCTGGCCCGGTGCCAAAATGCTTACACGGCTGGTTTACCTTGGACAAGTAG